The Arachis hypogaea cultivar Tifrunner chromosome 19, arahy.Tifrunner.gnm2.J5K5, whole genome shotgun sequence genome has a window encoding:
- the LOC112778780 gene encoding uncharacterized protein, whose protein sequence is MDGTSKTSKKKGIVPVEHECPLNILSRNLWVRIATKVASYSIRDLFNMQATCKVFLDAGSSDAVYQHATMWHIRLVSFLFYLDRPERRFLDRCVEVRNADAILRQGMTEYFWIGRRDIGMELLDRASTEGSVELGTV, encoded by the coding sequence ATGGATGGAACCTCTAAGACAAGTAAAAAGAAAGGGATCGTACCCGTCGAGCATGAATGTCCTCTGAATATTCTCTCTCGCAATTTATGGGTGAGGATTGCCACGAAGGTTGCATCGTATTCAATCCGTGACCTATTCAACATGCAGGCTACTTGCAAGGTGTTTCTTGATGCAGGTAGTTCCGACGCTGTGTACCAACATGCGACGATGTGGCATATACGGCTagtctcttttttattttaccttgaCCGGCCTGAAAGGAGGTTCCTCGATCGCTGCGTGGAAGTAAGAAATGCGGATGCTATACTCCGGCAGGGGATGACAGAGTATTTCTGGATTGGCCGCCGTGACATAGGGATGGAACTGCTTGATAGGGCCTCGACGGAGGGTAGCGTTGAATTAGGTACTGTGTGA
- the LOC112778781 gene encoding putative F-box protein At1g67623, whose translation MHTIVTRGKNGHAIGRTYYPLKTIPFDIWVSITTRVASYSIQDLFNMQATCRLFAAVCSSDAAYKHALVSELPVACLLYHSGRAAMGFLSRCATVRNPAALLRLGMVALFWLGHRRGGIQTVTEAAELGDVEACYLSAMLLLSLNDKDDDEIRRGFAFFNVVCESSAVERYREVFTQVFAGPWSEINPTDPTEAIACRFGSCSTRGTIGIASDLSGVSCVQCLAEHKVRNFLVTVYV comes from the coding sequence atgcaCACAATCGTCACTCGTGGAAAGAATGGGCACGCAATCGGTCGGACCTATTACCCGCTTAAAACTATTCCATTTGACATATGGGTCAGTATTACAACGAGGGTTGCATCGTATTCAATTCAGGATCTATTCAACATGCAGGCCACTTGCAGGCTATTTGCAGCCGTATGCAGTTCCGATGCCGCGTACAAGCATGCCTTGGTTTCGGAGTTACCCGTTGCTTGCCTCCTGTACCACTCTGGGCGGGCTGCAATGGGATTTCTGAGCCGATGCGCCACAGTGCGGAATCCGGCCGCGCTGCTCCGGCTAGGTATGGTTGCCTTATTCTGGCTTGGCCACCGTAGAGGTGGTATACAGACCGTGACCGAGGCAGCAGAGTTGGGAGATGTGGAGGCCTGCTACCTCTCTGCGATGCTGCTACTGTCGCTTAACGACAAGGACGATGATGAAATCCGCCGTGGATTTGCATTTTTCAATGTGGTCTGTGAGTCCAGTGCAGTTGAAAGATACAGAGAGGTGTTCACGCAGGTATTTGCGGGCCCGTGGTCGGAGATAAACCCGACGGACCCAACAGAGGCCATAGCATGCCGTTTCGGTAGTTGTTCTACCCGCGGAACAATTGGTATTGCAAGCGACTTGTCCGGTGTGTCATGTGTGCAATGCCTGGCCGAGCACAAGGTGCGAAATTTCCTCGTGACTGTTTACGTTTAA